From the bacterium genome, the window GCGGTCGGCGTGGGCGCGCGGATGACCCAGGTCCCCGCGGGGCGGCCCCGGCGGTGAACGTCGTGCTCGCCGGCGGCGGCAGCGGCGGCCACGTATACCCCGCACTCGCTCTGGCCGGCGCGCTGCGGCGCCGCGACCCCGGCGCCCGCGTGCTCTTCATCGGCAGTAATGCGGGGATGGAGGCGGCGTTGGTACCGGCCGAGGACCTGCCCTTTGCGGGCCTGGCCGTGCGGCCGCCTCGGAGCCGGTCCGCCGCGCGGTCCGCGGTGGCGCTCGCGACCGGAGCCTGGTCGCTTCTCCAGGCCGCCTCGATCGTCGCCCGATTCAAGCCGGATGTCGTGGTGGCGACCGGCGGCATCGCCGCTGCGCCCCCCGTGCTCGCCGCCTGGGTGATGCGGGTGCCGGTGGTGCTGCTGGAAGGCAACGCGGCCCTCGGCCGGGTCAACGCGGTCCTCGCCCGGTTCGCGCGGGCCGTGGCGGTCGCGTCGGCCGAAGCCGCGTCGCGGGTGCCGGGCCGGCGGGCGTTCGTGACGGGGCTGCCCGTGCGGCCGGAGATCTGGTCCACGCCCCGCGACGAGGGAATCCGTGTGTTCGGCCTCGATCCGGGGCGGCGGACGATCGTGGTGGTGGGCGGGAGTCAGGGCGCGGCGCGCCTCAACGCCGCGGTCGATGAGATGGCGCGGCGGCTCGCGGATCGGGCCGATCTGCAAATCCTGCATCAGACCGGACGCGGATGGGCCCGCGGGGATGGCGGGCCGGAGAATGCACCCCGCGGTCCGGCGAGCGCCGCGCGGGACGAGCGCGGCATCCGGCACCTCCGCGCGGCGTACTTCGAGCGGATCGGCCTCGCGTACGGGTGCGCCGACCTCGTCATCAGCCGGTGCGGGGCGACAGCGCTGGCCGAGATCACCGCGTGCGGGCTGCCGGCGATCCTCGCGCCCTACCGCTTTGCGGCCGGCGGCCATCAGGCCGAGAACGCGCTCCCGCTCGCCCGCGCCGGCGCGGCGGTGGTCCTGGAGGATGCGACGCTCGGCGGGGAGGCGCTGGCCCGGGAGGTCCGCGACATCCTCGACACGCCCGGCCGGCGGGACGCCATGGCCGCGCGGTCGCGCGCGCTCGGACATCCCGACGCGGCCGATCGGGTGCTCGACCTGCTCGAGACGTGCCGCGGGGCGGCGGCCGTCTCGAAGGCTTCGCACGCATGACCGCGTCGCCCGCGTCCGGGCTCACCCCCGGCGCGCGCGTCCATCTGGTCGGCATCGGGGGCACCGGTATGAGCGCGATCGCGCAGGTGCTGCTGGCGCGCGGCCACGCGGTGTCCGGCTCCGATCTGCGTGAGAGCGACGCCACCCGGCGGCTGCGCGCCGCCGGGGCGACCGTCCATATCGGGCATGCCGCCGCGTATCTGGCGGGCGCCGAGGTCGTTGTCGTGAGCCGCGCCGTGCCGGAGGACAACGTCGAGATCCGCGCGGCCACCGAGCGCGGCCTGCCGATCGTGCACCGGGCGCGCCTCTTGGCCCACCTTATGGAAGGCCGTCACGCGATCGCCGTGGCCGGCACGCACGGGAAGACGACGACGACCGCCATGATCGCGGCGATTCTCGAGCGGGCCGGCCGCGATCCGACGGCGCTGGTGGGGGGGGAGGTCGCGTCGCTCGGTGGAACGGCGCGCGTGGGCGCGGGCCCCGACGTGGTGGCGGAGGTGGACGAGAGCGACGGGTCGCTGCTCTGGATCGCCCCGCATGTCGCGGTCATCACCCCGCTCGACGCGACGGACCACCTCGACTACTACGGCTCCGAGGGGCGGCTCATGGACACCTTCCGCCGCTTTCTTGAGGGGCTTCCGGCCTCGGGGTTTGCCGTGGTGTGCACCGACGCGGCCGCCGGCCGGGCATTGGCCGCGGGCGCCGGACGGCGGACGGTGACGTACGGTCTCGCGCCGGGCGCCGCGTATACGGCCCAGGTGCTGGAAGCCGAAGGACGGCGCACGGTGTTCGAGGCCCACCGCGGCGGCGCCGTCATCGCACGAATCGTGCTGGCGATTCCGGGCGTGTATAACGCGCTGAACGCGCTCGGTGCGCTGGCGGTGGCGACCGAGCTCGGCGTGCCTCCGGACGTTGCCGCCGCGTCGCTCGCGGCCTTCGACGGGGTGGCGCGGCGGTTCAGCGTGCGCGGCGACGTCGACGGCATCCTCGTCGTGGACGACTACGCGCACAACCCGACCAAGGTCGCGGCCCTGCTGGCGGCCGCACGCCGGGGATGGCCGCGTTCGCGCATCGTCGCGGTGTTTCAACCGCACCGATTCAGCCGGACGCAGACCGTCGGCGCGCAGTTTGCCCACGCGTTCGACGCCGCGGACGAGGTCGTCGTGACCGAGATCTACGCGGCGGACGAACCGCCGATTCCCGGCGTCGACGCGGGGATCATCGTGCGGGCGGCGAGCGCTCACCGGCTCGTCCGGTTCGTCCCCGAGCTCGCCGACGCCGCGGCCCTGCTCGCGGCCGAAGCGCGGCCGGGAGACCTCATTCTGACGATCGGTGCCGGGGACGTCTGGAAGGTCGCCGACGATGTCGTCGCCCGCTTGGCCCGCCGCGGCGGCCCGGGCGGGGTGGGCGCGGCGCGGCATGCGGAGGCCGGGAGTGGCTAGGGAGGACCTTCACGCCGTGGCGGCCGCGCTCGAGCGGCTGTGCCCGGGCGCGGTCCGCCGGAACGAACCGCTCGCGCGCCACGTATCGTTCCGCATCGGCGGTCCGGCGGACATCCTCGTCCTGCCCGGCACGCTCGAGGCCCTCGACGCCGCGGTGGCGTGGCTCTATGCGGAGGGTCTGCCGTTTGTCGTGCTCGGCCGGGGCAGCAACGTGCTGATCGCCGACCGCGGTGTCCGCGGCGTGGTGGTGAAGACCGGCCGCGGCCAGG encodes:
- the murG gene encoding undecaprenyldiphospho-muramoylpentapeptide beta-N-acetylglucosaminyltransferase, with protein sequence MNVVLAGGGSGGHVYPALALAGALRRRDPGARVLFIGSNAGMEAALVPAEDLPFAGLAVRPPRSRSAARSAVALATGAWSLLQAASIVARFKPDVVVATGGIAAAPPVLAAWVMRVPVVLLEGNAALGRVNAVLARFARAVAVASAEAASRVPGRRAFVTGLPVRPEIWSTPRDEGIRVFGLDPGRRTIVVVGGSQGAARLNAAVDEMARRLADRADLQILHQTGRGWARGDGGPENAPRGPASAARDERGIRHLRAAYFERIGLAYGCADLVISRCGATALAEITACGLPAILAPYRFAAGGHQAENALPLARAGAAVVLEDATLGGEALAREVRDILDTPGRRDAMAARSRALGHPDAADRVLDLLETCRGAAAVSKASHA
- the murC gene encoding UDP-N-acetylmuramate--L-alanine ligase, translated to MTASPASGLTPGARVHLVGIGGTGMSAIAQVLLARGHAVSGSDLRESDATRRLRAAGATVHIGHAAAYLAGAEVVVVSRAVPEDNVEIRAATERGLPIVHRARLLAHLMEGRHAIAVAGTHGKTTTTAMIAAILERAGRDPTALVGGEVASLGGTARVGAGPDVVAEVDESDGSLLWIAPHVAVITPLDATDHLDYYGSEGRLMDTFRRFLEGLPASGFAVVCTDAAAGRALAAGAGRRTVTYGLAPGAAYTAQVLEAEGRRTVFEAHRGGAVIARIVLAIPGVYNALNALGALAVATELGVPPDVAAASLAAFDGVARRFSVRGDVDGILVVDDYAHNPTKVAALLAAARRGWPRSRIVAVFQPHRFSRTQTVGAQFAHAFDAADEVVVTEIYAADEPPIPGVDAGIIVRAASAHRLVRFVPELADAAALLAAEARPGDLILTIGAGDVWKVADDVVARLARRGGPGGVGAARHAEAGSG